Genomic DNA from Spirochaetota bacterium:
AGATGAGCGCCAACACGCCGACACCGAACCCGAGCTTCCAGCCGATCATACCGACGCAGCCGATGACGAAAAGCCAGCCGGAAAGCGCATCGCGGAAGGCGGCATCGCCCTTGAGACGGAAGAACATGCTTTTGACGACCATCATCCAATGCGCGCGGCCGAGCCAGATGACATAGGCGGTGAGTACGAGCATGGCGCCGGTGCGGTGATCGTTCACGGTAAGCGCGCTGAAATTGGGGACATAGGTGCGCCCGAGCGCGGAATAGAGGGCATAGGCGAGCGAGAAGAACCATATCGAGAACCCCATGCGGAAGGGCATGAAGAATCCCATGGCGATGAAGATGAAATAGATCGGCGTCTTGAAGAATGTCCCCGGTATATAGACGAGCGGGGGCTGCGTAAAAATGCCGGTGATGTCGAGCGTGAGCGGTATCGCCGGTACGCGATCGGGCATGTACTGCGCGAGCATGTTCATCGAATGGAGCGCCGCTATCGCGATGAACGCGATCCAGAACCCGCGGCTTTTATACAGTTCCGGCAGAAGCCCCTTCTCCGGCTCCTCGATATATGACTGTGCCACCTCCACGAGCGGGAACGGCAGCTTCTCATTATCGCGCCACTGCGGGAGCACGATGGCGGCGAGCGAACCCATCATGAGCCAGCAGAAGAGTATGAATATCCCCCAGCTCACGAGCGGCTTCACCCACGCGCCCCACGGAAGCGGTTCGTCCTTGAGAAACCCCGTGAACATCTTCTCCGCCTGCGGATTATTCGCGCCGTACTCGGTCTTCCCGGGAAAAAGCTCGGGGCGTATCTTCATGCGGTTGAACGCGTCCGCATATTCCTTCCCGGTGGTTATCTCCACTGTCGTTTTCGAGAGACTGTAGGGGAGCACGCGGAGCAGTCCGTCGCCGGGGAGCGCACAGGCGATGAGCAGTATCCCGAACATTATCGCAAGCTGCTGCTTCGTGAACATGAGCGGCCGCTTGATGAGCCCGATGAGGGGATTGATGATGAGCATGACCGCGATCATGATGAAGAGTGCCGTGACCGGGAGATAGCTGTCGGAGATATAGCCGTTGTAGAGCGTGAAGTTGTTGAACGGCGTTATTATCCAGATGATGACGGCACCGATGAAGCCGGCGGCGAGCGCTGCCGCGACACGGAGCGCGGTGAGCTTTTTCCCCTTCGATGCGTCTTCCATAATTACCCCTTTTATTTCGGCTGGAATTCCACTTTCACATACGGCAGCCCGTTGAACGCGAGCACGGCGGCCACTACGGCCCAGAGAAGGAAGGCTATCACCTCTCCGGCGATGATGCCGATGAAGAAGGGCTTGGCCTGTCTGAGGAGGCGCGAGCCCCCGAAGCGCACGAGAAGACCCTTGATCCCCCA
This window encodes:
- a CDS encoding DUF6785 family protein; the protein is MEDASKGKKLTALRVAAALAAGFIGAVIIWIITPFNNFTLYNGYISDSYLPVTALFIMIAVMLIINPLIGLIKRPLMFTKQQLAIMFGILLIACALPGDGLLRVLPYSLSKTTVEITTGKEYADAFNRMKIRPELFPGKTEYGANNPQAEKMFTGFLKDEPLPWGAWVKPLVSWGIFILFCWLMMGSLAAIVLPQWRDNEKLPFPLVEVAQSYIEEPEKGLLPELYKSRGFWIAFIAIAALHSMNMLAQYMPDRVPAIPLTLDITGIFTQPPLVYIPGTFFKTPIYFIFIAMGFFMPFRMGFSIWFFSLAYALYSALGRTYVPNFSALTVNDHRTGAMLVLTAYVIWLGRAHWMMVVKSMFFRLKGDAAFRDALSGWLFVIGCVGMIGWKLGFGVGVLALI